In Treponema denticola, one genomic interval encodes:
- a CDS encoding periplasmic-type flagellar collar protein FlbB gives MRRSGTIGRIIVLLILIVLLVFGGLLWFDYLGLISSRSLFSPIYSFFGLKTPEGIAPIDADDMANLENDRYEKRLMALELRSQELDKREEDVQTQENENKQVAEELDDRRLAIEEKEKNFNLLVVERDAREANIIQIAKYINGMPPEKAVSNLIAMDDQDIIDVLRAVEKIASEEGKNSSVAYWFSLMPASRAAEIQRKMANKPVTFP, from the coding sequence TTGAGAAGAAGCGGAACTATAGGACGTATTATTGTTCTTTTGATATTGATTGTTTTACTTGTTTTCGGAGGCCTATTATGGTTTGATTACTTAGGCCTGATAAGCTCAAGGAGCTTGTTTTCTCCTATTTACTCCTTTTTCGGTTTAAAAACGCCTGAGGGTATTGCTCCCATAGATGCCGATGATATGGCCAATTTGGAAAACGACCGCTATGAAAAACGCTTGATGGCTTTAGAGCTGCGTTCTCAGGAATTAGATAAGCGGGAAGAAGATGTTCAAACTCAGGAAAATGAAAATAAACAGGTTGCCGAAGAGCTTGATGACCGCAGGCTGGCTATAGAAGAAAAAGAAAAGAACTTTAATCTTTTGGTTGTAGAGCGGGATGCCCGTGAGGCGAACATAATCCAAATCGCGAAATATATAAACGGTATGCCCCCTGAAAAAGCCGTTTCAAATCTTATAGCTATGGACGATCAGGATATAATTGATGTGCTTAGGGCTGTAGAAAAAATAGCCTCAGAAGAAGGTAAAAACTCTTCGGTTGCTTATTGGTTTTCTTTGATGCCGGCTTCCAGGGCAGCAGAGATTCAGCGTAAGATGGCAAATAAGCCTGTTACCTTCCCGTAA